The Mauremys reevesii isolate NIE-2019 linkage group 1, ASM1616193v1, whole genome shotgun sequence genome has a segment encoding these proteins:
- the LOC120395293 gene encoding putative olfactory receptor 52P1, whose protein sequence is MAAFNLTPSDPSIFILAGISGLEAAHMWISIPFSMLYIIGLLGNFMVLFVVWKEETLQKPMYLLLCMLALTDITTSTSVVPKTLCIFWFNLNGITVGGCLTQMFFLHGVSVMQPAIVVAMAFDRYIAICKPLRYDTILTNARIAKLGLVVLIRPVLFVLPLPLLLSKQPFCANRIIPHMYCDHMAVAKMSCGDITVNRMYGLMVTFVVLGLDLLLVFFSYGLISRAILRISSKKSYKKALNTCTAHICVMLMSSTFFLFSTITHRFGQGIAPHIHIILANLHFLVPPMLNPIIYGVKTKELRDKMVKYTCRR, encoded by the coding sequence atggcagctttcaacctCACCCCCTCTGACCCTTCAATATTCATCCTTGCGGGCATTTCTGGCCTGGAAGCTGCTCACATgtggatttccatccctttctctatgTTGTACATTATTGGCTTGTTGGGAAATTTCATGGTTCTGTTTGTTGTTTGGAAAGAGGAGACCCTGCAGAAGCCAATgtacctgctgctctgcatgTTGGCACTCACAGACATTACCACGTCTACCTCAGTTGTGCCGAAAACCctgtgtatattttggttcaatttgaatGGCATTACTGTGggtggctgcctcacccagatgttcttccttcatGGGGTTTCTGTTATGCAGCCAGCCATTGTCGTGGCAATGGCCTTTGATCGCTACATTGCCATATGTAAACCTCTGAGATATGACACCATCCTCACCAATGCACGAATAGCTAAGTTAGGGCTAGTGGTTTTGATAAGACCTGTTCTCTttgttctgcccctgcccctgcttctgAGCAAGCAGCCGTTCTGTGCCAACCGCATTATCCCCCACATGTACTGTGACCACATGGCTGTGGCAAAGATGTCGTGTGGGGATATCACAGTCAACAGGATGTATGGCTTGATGGTCACATTTGTCGTCTTAGGGTTAGACCTGTTGCTCGTTTTCTTCTCCTATGGTCTGATCTCCAGGGCCAtcctcagaatctcctccaaGAAATCCTATAAGAAAGCcctcaacacctgcacagcccacatctgtgTTATGCTGATGTCATCTactttcttcctcttctccacTATAACACACCGCTTCGGTCAGGGCATTGCTCCCCACATTCACATCATCTTGGCAAACCTCCATTTCCTTGTTCCCCCCATGCTCAACCCAATCATTTATGGGGTCAAAACCAAAGAGCTTCGTGACAAAATGGTCAAATACACCTGCAGAAGATGA